One window from the genome of Mucilaginibacter ginsenosidivorans encodes:
- a CDS encoding DUF3830 family protein, whose protein sequence is MTGFQITTTNNNAIRFRFYADAPVTCRAFAALLPFTRTFMHARVSGQEIWIDNAPELDIIQENASVFTEPGEVVYGPMKPARTKTADCMGIYYGEGKGLDCCNIFAKVFDEDMPLLKQLGEDIWKQGVKELTFMALD, encoded by the coding sequence ATGACCGGCTTTCAAATAACAACAACAAACAATAACGCCATCCGCTTCAGGTTCTATGCTGATGCCCCTGTAACCTGCCGTGCGTTCGCTGCCCTGCTGCCATTTACACGTACTTTCATGCATGCAAGAGTTTCGGGACAGGAGATATGGATCGATAACGCTCCCGAACTGGATATCATCCAGGAAAATGCGTCGGTATTTACTGAGCCCGGCGAAGTAGTTTACGGGCCGATGAAACCGGCCCGTACCAAAACTGCTGATTGCATGGGCATTTATTACGGCGAGGGCAAAGGACTTGATTGCTGCAATATTTTTGCGAAGGTTTTTGACGAGGATATGCCCTTGCTCAAACAACTGGGCGAAGACATATGGAAACAGGGCGTCAAAGAGCTGACTTTTATGGCGCTTGATTGA
- a CDS encoding acyl-CoA mutase large subunit family protein encodes MKFTTTSGIEIKEVYTEPSGMNELPGEFPFTRGIQKDMYRGRPWTMRQYAGFSTAEESNKRYHYLLSQGTMGLSVAFDLPTQIGYDSDNAMAEGEVGKVGVAIDSLKDIEVLFDGIQLKDITTSMTINATAPILLAMYIALAKKQGADLRQLSGTVQNDILKEYAARGTYIYPPGPSMRLITDVFEYCSREVPKWNTISISGYHIREAGSTAVQELAFTLANGKAYLQAAMEKGLDINVFAKRLSFFFNCHNNFFEEIAKFRAARRMWANITKQLGATDPGAQKLRFHTQTGGSTLTAQQPMNNIVRVTTQALAAVLGGTQSLHTNGYDEALSLPTEAAAKTALRTQQIIAFESGATDTVDPLAGSYFIESLTDELEKAAYLYIDKIDAMGGAVKAIEQDYIQQEIARSAYEYQSEIENGDRVIVGVNKFTETEKPVGNVFRVDDSIRITQSEKLKALKAGRNNKAVEEALGKLKDAAGGKENLVPHILTAVEAYATLGEIADTLRSVFGEY; translated from the coding sequence ATGAAATTCACCACTACATCGGGTATCGAAATAAAGGAGGTTTATACCGAACCTTCGGGCATGAATGAATTGCCGGGCGAATTCCCGTTTACCCGGGGTATTCAAAAGGACATGTACCGTGGCAGGCCATGGACCATGCGGCAATATGCCGGCTTTTCGACGGCCGAAGAATCGAATAAGCGTTATCATTACCTGTTGAGCCAGGGCACCATGGGCCTTTCTGTCGCATTCGACCTGCCGACGCAGATCGGCTATGATTCGGATAACGCCATGGCCGAAGGCGAAGTGGGTAAAGTGGGAGTAGCTATCGACTCGCTGAAAGATATCGAAGTTTTGTTCGATGGTATTCAATTGAAGGACATCACCACATCGATGACCATCAATGCTACCGCACCTATATTATTAGCCATGTATATTGCCCTGGCCAAAAAACAGGGCGCCGATCTGAGACAGCTATCGGGTACCGTACAAAACGATATATTAAAGGAGTATGCCGCCCGGGGCACTTATATTTACCCGCCCGGCCCTTCGATGCGGCTGATAACGGATGTATTTGAATACTGCAGCAGGGAAGTGCCTAAGTGGAACACCATTTCCATATCGGGCTACCACATCCGCGAAGCTGGTTCGACAGCAGTACAGGAGCTGGCCTTTACACTGGCCAATGGTAAGGCTTACCTGCAGGCGGCTATGGAAAAAGGTTTAGACATTAATGTGTTTGCAAAAAGGCTGTCTTTCTTCTTCAACTGTCACAATAATTTCTTCGAGGAAATAGCCAAGTTCAGGGCTGCGCGCAGGATGTGGGCAAATATCACCAAACAATTGGGCGCAACCGACCCGGGTGCGCAAAAATTACGGTTCCATACCCAAACAGGCGGGTCGACCTTAACGGCCCAGCAGCCGATGAATAATATAGTGAGGGTAACCACCCAGGCGCTTGCGGCTGTGCTTGGCGGAACGCAATCCCTGCATACCAATGGCTATGACGAGGCCCTGTCGCTACCCACAGAAGCCGCAGCTAAGACCGCCCTGCGGACCCAACAGATCATTGCGTTTGAAAGCGGGGCAACGGACACGGTCGATCCGCTGGCAGGTTCTTATTTTATCGAATCGCTTACCGACGAATTGGAAAAAGCCGCATACCTATATATAGATAAGATAGACGCTATGGGCGGCGCGGTGAAGGCCATAGAGCAGGATTATATTCAGCAGGAAATTGCCCGCTCGGCTTATGAATATCAAAGCGAGATAGAGAATGGAGATCGTGTCATCGTCGGCGTAAATAAATTTACGGAGACCGAAAAGCCGGTCGGGAATGTATTCAGGGTGGATGACTCGATACGCATAACCCAAAGTGAAAAGCTAAAGGCACTGAAAGCGGGGCGAAATAATAAAGCCGTGGAGGAAGCGCTCGGTAAATTGAAAGACGCGGCCGGCGGAAAGGAGAACCTGGTGCCACATATATTGACAGCGGTAGAAGCTTATGCAACGCTTGGTGAAATAGCCGACACGCTGCGAAGCGTCTTCGGTGAGTACTGA
- a CDS encoding TPM domain-containing protein produces MAIFNEEEQLRIRKAIEDAERNTSGQIRICIEKTCSEDPLDRAARYFHQLDMHKTRLRNGVLIYLATVDRKFAIIGDRGLNKLVPENFWDDVKEKMLNHFRYGELVEGIVAGLEISGEHLQKFFPHQSDGKNELPDDIAFMDGK; encoded by the coding sequence ATGGCTATATTTAATGAAGAAGAGCAGCTGCGTATCCGTAAGGCGATCGAAGACGCTGAGCGGAACACGTCGGGCCAGATACGTATCTGTATCGAAAAGACATGCAGCGAGGACCCGCTCGATCGCGCAGCAAGGTACTTCCATCAACTGGATATGCATAAAACGCGTCTCCGTAATGGTGTGCTGATCTACCTGGCTACGGTCGACCGTAAGTTCGCAATTATCGGCGACAGGGGGCTTAATAAGCTGGTGCCGGAAAACTTTTGGGACGATGTGAAGGAAAAAATGCTGAACCATTTCAGATACGGCGAATTGGTGGAGGGTATTGTTGCGGGGTTGGAAATTTCCGGCGAGCATCTTCAAAAATTCTTCCCTCACCAATCTGACGGTAAAAACGAATTGCCGGACGATATAGCCTTTATGGATGGCAAATAA
- a CDS encoding GH92 family glycosyl hydrolase → MKRLFLSILAALPILASAQTRSSDNLVQYVHPIIGTQRMGHVFPGATVPFGMVQLSPETDTVGYEQDGHYNPKVYSYCAGYQYDDKTIVGFSHTHFSGTGHSDLGDFLVMPTVGALKLNPGTADKPGSGYRSAFSHANEVSEANYYKVKLDDYNILAEMTTTTRVGFHQYTFPKSDNAHIVLDLMAGIYNYPDKNVWTYVRFINDSTLVGYRSTNGWARTRTLYFALKFSKPFISHGYKKYDKREVYGGFWGQFNRTPNFPEIAGRQIRAYFDFKTTEGEKIKLKMALSPVSMDNALANMQAECPGWDFDKVKAEGQQQWEKELHKIVIDGSQTDKENFYTSMYHAMINPTIYMDVNGEYEGLDKNVHKASGFTNYTTFSLWDTHRALHPLFNIIDPKRNADMVQSMLAHYHQSPEHMLPVWSNSANENWCMSGYHSVSVIADAVVKGNAPFDANMALDACVATADHRDYAGIGYYIDMGYIPDEKSGVSVSSTQEYAYDDWCIAQMAKKLGRQDVYDTFIKRSQNWKNVYDPKSGFMHPRLADGTFRKNFDPFTTNNMGFIEGNAWNYTLYVPHDPKGLIQVMGGNKRFITYVDSLFSYNLPDKYFAETEDITKDGIIGNYVHGNEPSHHVVYLYDWTDKPWKAQEKIRMILPRMYKPTPDGLGGNDDTGQMSAWYIFSSLGFYPVAPGSDQYAIGSPAVNKAVINLDNGKTFTINVKNQGEKNVYVSKILLNGKPLNGWFISHSDIMNGGEMTFVMSSKHK, encoded by the coding sequence ATGAAAAGACTCTTCCTATCCATACTGGCCGCCCTGCCCATACTGGCATCGGCGCAAACAAGGTCATCTGACAATTTGGTTCAATATGTGCACCCCATCATCGGTACGCAGCGCATGGGGCATGTGTTCCCGGGTGCCACGGTGCCGTTTGGGATGGTGCAGCTGAGCCCTGAAACGGATACGGTTGGTTACGAACAGGATGGCCATTACAACCCTAAAGTTTACAGCTATTGTGCCGGCTACCAGTACGATGATAAAACGATTGTCGGCTTTAGCCATACACATTTCAGCGGCACCGGCCATTCGGATCTGGGCGACTTCCTGGTTATGCCTACCGTTGGCGCACTAAAGCTGAACCCCGGCACGGCGGATAAACCCGGCAGCGGCTACCGTTCGGCTTTTTCGCATGCCAACGAGGTGAGCGAGGCAAATTACTACAAGGTGAAACTGGACGACTATAATATTTTAGCCGAAATGACCACCACCACCCGTGTGGGCTTTCATCAGTATACTTTCCCCAAATCGGATAACGCGCACATCGTGCTCGACCTGATGGCGGGCATTTATAATTACCCTGATAAAAACGTATGGACCTACGTGCGTTTCATCAACGATAGTACGCTGGTGGGCTACCGTTCCACCAATGGTTGGGCACGCACAAGGACACTATATTTCGCCCTTAAATTTTCCAAACCGTTCATCAGTCATGGTTATAAGAAATATGACAAGCGCGAAGTTTACGGCGGCTTTTGGGGACAATTTAACCGAACCCCAAATTTCCCGGAGATAGCCGGCAGGCAGATAAGGGCTTATTTCGATTTTAAAACTACGGAAGGGGAGAAGATCAAACTGAAAATGGCACTGTCGCCGGTGAGCATGGATAATGCCCTCGCCAATATGCAGGCCGAATGCCCCGGGTGGGACTTTGACAAAGTGAAAGCCGAAGGGCAGCAACAATGGGAAAAGGAACTGCATAAGATCGTTATAGACGGCAGCCAGACCGACAAGGAAAACTTTTATACCTCCATGTATCATGCCATGATAAATCCGACGATTTATATGGATGTGAACGGCGAATACGAGGGGCTTGACAAAAACGTGCACAAAGCCAGCGGATTTACCAATTACACAACCTTTTCGTTGTGGGATACACACCGCGCGCTGCATCCCCTGTTCAATATCATCGATCCGAAACGCAATGCCGATATGGTGCAAAGCATGCTGGCCCATTACCACCAGAGCCCCGAGCACATGTTGCCGGTTTGGAGCAATTCGGCCAACGAGAACTGGTGCATGAGCGGCTATCACAGTGTTTCCGTTATAGCCGATGCCGTAGTAAAGGGTAACGCACCTTTCGACGCCAACATGGCATTGGACGCCTGCGTGGCTACGGCCGATCACCGCGATTATGCCGGGATAGGTTATTATATCGACATGGGTTACATACCCGACGAAAAGAGCGGTGTTTCGGTATCGTCGACGCAGGAATATGCTTATGACGACTGGTGCATTGCCCAAATGGCGAAAAAACTTGGCCGCCAGGATGTTTATGATACCTTTATCAAAAGGTCGCAGAACTGGAAAAATGTTTACGACCCCAAAAGCGGCTTTATGCACCCGCGGCTTGCTGATGGTACTTTCCGTAAAAACTTCGACCCGTTCACCACAAATAATATGGGCTTCATCGAGGGTAACGCATGGAACTACACGCTTTACGTGCCGCACGACCCTAAGGGGCTGATACAAGTAATGGGCGGCAATAAGCGCTTTATTACTTATGTGGACAGCTTGTTCAGCTATAACCTGCCTGATAAATATTTCGCCGAAACGGAAGATATAACCAAGGATGGCATCATCGGTAATTATGTGCATGGCAACGAGCCATCGCACCACGTAGTTTACCTGTACGACTGGACCGATAAACCATGGAAGGCCCAGGAAAAGATCAGGATGATACTACCCCGTATGTACAAGCCAACACCCGACGGTTTGGGCGGCAACGACGATACCGGCCAAATGAGCGCCTGGTATATCTTCAGCTCGTTGGGCTTTTACCCCGTAGCGCCAGGCAGCGACCAGTATGCCATAGGCAGCCCGGCCGTTAACAAAGCGGTCATCAACCTGGATAACGGTAAAACATTCACCATCAACGTAAAAAACCAGGGTGAAAAGAATGTGTACGTCAGCAAGATATTATTGAACGGCAAGCCGCTGAACGGCTGGTTTATTTCTCATTCGGATATTATGAATGGGGGAGAGATGACGTTTGTGATGAGCAGTAAGCATAAGTGA
- the dnaA gene encoding chromosomal replication initiator protein DnaA has translation MDKTCTTVWNSCLQIIKDNIPAQSFKTWFEPIKALRIEGSVLTIQVPSLFFYEWLEEHYVGLLRKTIKKQLGDDGRLEYNIVVEQSSSSKPYTTNMPSNGNGAESKNQSMPVPISINKDIKNPFVIPGLKKLNVDPQLNPQYTFENFVEGDCNRLARSAGYAVAAKPGGTSFNPLMIYGGVGLGKTHLAQAIGNEIRQKLPDKLVLYVSCEKFTQQFVDALKHNNINDFVNFYQAIDVLIMDDVHNFAGKEKTQDFFFHIFNHLHQSGKQLIITSDKAPKDLAGLEERLLSRFKWGLSADLQVPDLETRMAILKNKIYQDGIDLSNDVVEYVAHNIDNNVRELEGAMVSLLAQSTLNRKEIDLNLAKQMLKNFVKNSSKEISMEYIQNLVCEYFEVPIEMVKSQTRKREIVQARQISMYLAKAHTKSSLKSIGSFFGGRDHSTVIYACQTVEDLIDTDKKFKGYVADIQKKLKMS, from the coding sequence ATGGATAAAACTTGTACTACCGTTTGGAACAGCTGCCTTCAGATCATCAAAGACAACATACCGGCCCAGAGCTTTAAAACCTGGTTCGAGCCGATAAAAGCGCTGAGGATAGAAGGAAGCGTTTTGACGATACAAGTTCCGAGTTTGTTTTTCTACGAATGGCTGGAGGAACATTATGTTGGCCTTTTGCGTAAAACGATAAAGAAACAACTTGGAGATGATGGTCGCCTGGAATACAACATTGTTGTAGAACAGTCGTCCTCGAGCAAGCCATATACAACAAATATGCCCTCGAACGGGAACGGTGCCGAATCTAAAAATCAGTCGATGCCCGTGCCTATCTCCATCAATAAGGACATTAAAAATCCTTTTGTAATACCGGGCTTGAAGAAACTGAATGTAGATCCGCAACTGAACCCTCAGTACACTTTCGAAAATTTCGTAGAGGGCGATTGCAACCGTTTGGCGCGGTCGGCAGGTTATGCTGTTGCGGCCAAACCGGGGGGTACTTCATTCAACCCGCTCATGATCTACGGGGGCGTTGGTTTGGGTAAAACTCACCTGGCCCAGGCCATAGGTAACGAGATAAGGCAGAAACTACCGGATAAACTGGTATTGTACGTATCGTGCGAAAAGTTTACCCAGCAATTTGTCGACGCACTGAAACACAATAATATTAACGACTTTGTGAATTTTTACCAGGCTATCGATGTGCTGATCATGGACGATGTGCACAACTTTGCCGGCAAAGAAAAAACACAGGATTTCTTCTTCCATATATTCAACCACCTGCATCAGTCGGGCAAGCAGCTGATCATTACGTCAGATAAAGCGCCGAAGGACCTGGCCGGTTTGGAAGAACGCTTGCTATCAAGATTTAAATGGGGCCTTTCGGCCGATCTCCAGGTGCCCGACCTGGAGACGCGTATGGCTATCCTTAAAAATAAAATCTACCAGGACGGTATCGACCTGTCGAACGACGTGGTGGAATATGTTGCTCATAATATCGACAACAACGTACGCGAACTGGAAGGTGCGATGGTTTCCCTGCTGGCACAGTCGACACTGAACCGCAAGGAGATTGATTTGAACCTGGCCAAGCAGATGCTGAAGAATTTCGTGAAGAATTCTTCCAAGGAGATATCGATGGAGTACATCCAGAACCTGGTATGCGAATACTTCGAGGTGCCTATCGAAATGGTGAAATCGCAGACCCGCAAACGTGAAATAGTTCAGGCAAGGCAAATATCCATGTACCTGGCCAAAGCGCACACCAAAAGCTCACTAAAATCTATTGGCAGTTTCTTTGGGGGCCGCGACCACTCGACAGTGATCTATGCCTGCCAGACAGTTGAGGACCTGATAGATACAGATAAGAAATTTAAAGGCTACGTTGCCGATATACAGAAGAAATTAAAAATGTCGTAA
- a CDS encoding TPM domain-containing protein: MFKKLVIFCSLLLCAFSVIAQQLPDKPSTLVTDYTNTLSDADKQSLENKLVNVDDSTSTQIAILIIKSVGEYDINEYTQKVARSWQIGQKGKNNGVLILVAMGDRKMSIQVGYGLEGAVPDVVTHEIIENDMKPRFRSNDYYGGLNAAVDDLVKYSKGEYKAAKKAKGHGIQGGNILALIVIVVVILIIIFRNRGGGGQIIDSRGGASPFWWFLAGSMLGRGSGGGGWGGFSGGGGGDSGGGGFGGFGGGDFGGGGSSGSW; this comes from the coding sequence ATGTTCAAAAAGCTCGTTATATTTTGCAGCTTGCTGCTTTGCGCCTTTTCGGTAATTGCGCAGCAACTGCCCGACAAACCAAGTACGCTGGTTACCGACTACACCAACACGCTGTCGGATGCTGATAAGCAGTCGCTTGAAAACAAGCTGGTTAATGTCGATGATTCTACTTCTACGCAGATCGCCATTCTTATTATTAAATCGGTAGGCGAATACGACATCAACGAGTATACCCAAAAAGTGGCCCGCAGTTGGCAAATAGGCCAAAAAGGCAAGAACAACGGCGTGCTGATACTGGTTGCCATGGGCGATCGTAAAATGTCAATACAGGTAGGTTATGGTCTCGAAGGCGCAGTACCCGATGTGGTTACGCATGAGATCATCGAGAACGACATGAAGCCCCGTTTCCGCAGTAACGATTACTACGGCGGACTTAATGCCGCAGTGGACGACCTGGTCAAGTACAGCAAGGGCGAATATAAGGCTGCCAAAAAGGCGAAGGGGCATGGTATACAGGGCGGCAATATTCTTGCGCTAATCGTTATCGTGGTAGTTATACTCATCATCATATTCCGTAATCGCGGGGGTGGCGGGCAGATCATAGACAGCCGTGGCGGAGCGAGCCCGTTCTGGTGGTTCCTGGCCGGCAGTATGCTCGGTCGCGGAAGCGGAGGTGGAGGCTGGGGAGGTTTCTCTGGCGGAGGCGGCGGAGATAGCGGGGGCGGCGGCTTTGGCGGCTTCGGCGGCGGCGACTTTGGCGGCGGCGGATCGAGCGGAAGCTGGTGA
- a CDS encoding nuclear transport factor 2 family protein, with translation MKKLMTIFLFAISSLTAYCQNESDAVKRTISNMFDAMRAGDTVNLKNTLADRFLMYHVNPAKDTTGNIIIDSNAEFFKGVEAASGGHWDERITNYDDVNIAHDVAMVWASYKFYIGSKFDHCGIAIIQLIKTERDWRIVSIFSTTKTGNCPD, from the coding sequence ATGAAAAAATTAATGACCATTTTCCTTTTCGCCATAAGTTCGCTAACCGCCTATTGCCAAAACGAAAGTGATGCAGTTAAGCGTACCATCAGCAATATGTTCGACGCCATGCGTGCAGGCGACACGGTAAATTTAAAAAACACTTTGGCCGACCGGTTCCTGATGTATCATGTTAATCCGGCAAAGGATACTACGGGCAATATTATTATTGACAGTAATGCCGAATTTTTTAAGGGAGTGGAAGCAGCCAGCGGCGGACATTGGGATGAACGGATAACCAATTACGACGACGTTAACATTGCCCATGATGTGGCTATGGTATGGGCGTCGTACAAGTTTTATATCGGCAGCAAATTCGACCACTGCGGAATAGCGATCATTCAGCTCATAAAAACCGAACGGGACTGGCGGATTGTTTCCATCTTCTCCACCACCAAGACGGGCAACTGCCCCGATTAA
- a CDS encoding LemA family protein, giving the protein MKTSYIVIGVILFILLIGGCGGVSSYNKMVALDETVKAKWGTVQADYQRRADLIPNLVETVKGAANFEKSTLVDVTNARARATSIQVDPTKLDPAAIQKFQAAQGQLSTALGRLLVASEKYPELKANDNFSALQAQLEGTENRIKVSRMDFNNAVQDYNTKIRSFPGNIIANMTGFQPKGSFQAEAGSEKAPSVKF; this is encoded by the coding sequence ATGAAAACTTCGTATATTGTTATAGGCGTAATTTTATTTATCCTTTTAATAGGTGGCTGTGGCGGCGTTTCCAGCTACAATAAGATGGTGGCGCTTGATGAAACAGTGAAAGCTAAGTGGGGAACGGTACAGGCCGATTACCAGCGCCGTGCCGACCTGATCCCGAACCTGGTGGAAACCGTAAAAGGCGCCGCTAATTTTGAAAAGAGCACTTTGGTTGATGTAACCAATGCCCGCGCCCGCGCCACTTCTATCCAGGTAGATCCGACCAAACTCGACCCTGCCGCCATTCAAAAATTCCAGGCTGCACAGGGGCAGTTAAGCACCGCTTTAGGCCGCCTGCTTGTGGCGTCGGAGAAATATCCCGAGCTAAAAGCAAACGACAACTTTAGCGCTTTGCAGGCCCAGCTTGAAGGGACCGAGAACCGCATTAAGGTATCGCGTATGGATTTCAACAATGCTGTACAGGATTATAATACCAAAATACGTTCGTTCCCGGGCAACATTATCGCTAACATGACCGGCTTCCAGCCAAAAGGCAGCTTCCAGGCTGAGGCAGGTTCAGAGAAAGCGCCGTCTGTTAAGTTTTAA
- a CDS encoding NUDIX hydrolase, producing the protein MNPNDLTWKKLSSEYIHKGKWATLRIDKCEMPNGHIVEDYYVLEYGTWVNGVAITEDNKVLMIHQYRHAAGIVSLEIPGGVVDEGEDPQQALRRELLEETGYQFDDFEPLCAVYSNPSTADNQVYSYLARGGKKVTGQTLDDQEEIIVYEYTIDEVKQALAENKIVQAMHCTALFYGLMKLGVL; encoded by the coding sequence ATGAATCCAAACGATCTTACCTGGAAGAAACTCTCATCAGAATATATACATAAAGGCAAATGGGCCACCTTACGCATTGATAAATGCGAGATGCCCAACGGCCATATCGTTGAAGATTATTATGTACTTGAATATGGTACCTGGGTAAACGGCGTTGCTATAACCGAGGACAATAAAGTGCTGATGATCCATCAATACCGGCACGCGGCTGGCATTGTTTCGCTGGAGATACCCGGCGGTGTAGTGGACGAAGGCGAGGACCCGCAACAAGCCCTGCGCCGCGAACTGCTGGAGGAAACGGGCTACCAGTTCGACGATTTTGAACCGCTTTGTGCGGTTTATTCCAACCCATCAACAGCTGATAACCAGGTTTACAGCTACCTTGCCCGGGGCGGCAAAAAAGTAACTGGCCAGACGCTTGACGACCAGGAAGAGATCATTGTTTATGAATATACCATAGACGAAGTAAAACAAGCCCTTGCCGAAAACAAGATCGTACAGGCCATGCATTGCACGGCACTATTTTATGGACTGATGAAATTAGGGGTGCTTTAA
- a CDS encoding DUF7935 family protein encodes MQINTFLLDIVKFTLAGIGTVYVAFYLLKPYLDRSEKLQLMELKKSTTALTLPLRFQAYERLILFVERVNPANMLIRLHGTQYSAHELHSLVVSEIREEFQHNVTQQIYVSERSWNVIKRVKDDTMSVVTNAIKALPENATGLDLSKTVLAHMASLQDNPYDIATAMIRTDMEELM; translated from the coding sequence ATGCAGATCAATACTTTCTTGCTTGATATTGTAAAATTCACCTTAGCCGGTATCGGTACGGTTTATGTCGCCTTTTACCTGCTAAAACCCTACCTCGACCGTTCGGAAAAGCTGCAATTGATGGAACTGAAAAAGTCCACCACTGCACTTACTTTGCCGCTCCGCTTCCAGGCTTACGAACGCCTGATATTGTTTGTGGAGCGGGTAAACCCTGCTAATATGCTGATAAGGCTGCATGGTACACAATATTCTGCCCACGAGCTGCATAGCCTGGTGGTAAGCGAGATACGCGAGGAGTTTCAGCATAATGTTACCCAGCAAATATATGTGAGCGAGCGTTCGTGGAACGTGATCAAGCGTGTAAAGGACGACACCATGAGCGTGGTGACCAATGCTATCAAGGCCCTGCCCGAAAATGCTACCGGGCTCGACTTAAGTAAAACTGTACTCGCCCACATGGCGTCGCTCCAGGATAACCCTTATGATATTGCCACCGCTATGATCCGTACGGATATGGAAGAGCTGATGTAA
- a CDS encoding HesB/IscA family protein, translating into MSIAVEAAPVSFTEGAVKELKKLKDQQELNDEFGLRVGVEGGGCSGMSYVLGFDQKKDGDQEYEIEGIRVFMHKAHGLYLVGMQIDFQDGLNARGFTFNNPNASSTCGCGSSFSV; encoded by the coding sequence ATGAGTATAGCTGTTGAAGCCGCTCCGGTAAGCTTTACCGAAGGCGCTGTAAAGGAACTAAAAAAACTAAAAGACCAGCAGGAGCTGAATGACGAATTCGGCCTGCGCGTTGGTGTTGAAGGCGGTGGCTGCTCGGGCATGAGCTATGTGCTCGGTTTCGACCAGAAGAAAGACGGCGACCAGGAATACGAGATAGAAGGCATCCGGGTATTTATGCACAAGGCGCATGGTTTATATTTGGTAGGCATGCAGATCGATTTCCAGGATGGCCTGAACGCCCGCGGGTTCACTTTTAACAATCCTAACGCCTCCAGCACCTGCGGCTGCGGTTCATCATTCTCCGTATAA